A DNA window from Castanea sativa cultivar Marrone di Chiusa Pesio chromosome 7, ASM4071231v1 contains the following coding sequences:
- the LOC142643834 gene encoding LIM domain-containing protein WLIM1-like, which yields MASFAGTTQKCMACDKTVYLVDKLTADNRVYHKACFRCHHCRGTLKLSNYCSFEGVLYCRPHYDQLFKRTGSLDKSFEGTPKILKPERQVDENAKAVSNMFGGTREKCFGCNKTVYPIEKVSVNGTPYHRSCFKCTHGGCTISPSNYIAHEGKLYCKHHHIQLFKEKGNYSQLESNSEKNEMTEVTAQEIAAES from the exons ATGGCTAGCTTTGCAGGAACAACACAGAAGTGCATGGCTTGTGATAAGACTGTGTACTTGGTTGATAAGTTAACTGCAGATAATCGAGTGTACCACAAGGCCTGCTTTCGATGCCACCATTGCAGGGGtaccctcaag CTCAGCAACTACTGTTCTTTTGAAGGGGTCCTGTATTGCAGGCCTCACTATGATCAACTCTTCAAGCGCACTGGCAGCCTGGACAAGAGTTTTGAAG GAACACCAAAAATCTTGAAACCTGAGAGACAGGTTGATGAG AATGCTAAGGCAGTCTCGAATATGTTTGGGGGCACCAGAGAAAAATGTTTTGGGTGCAACAAGACCGTTTACCCAATCGAGAAG GTTTCGGTTAATGGGACACCATACCATAGAAGCTGCTTCAAATGCACCCATGGAGGTTGCACCATAAGCCCATCAAACTACATTGCACATGAAGGAAAGCTCTACTGCAAGCACCACCACATCCAACTCTTCAAGGAGAAAGGGAACTACAGCCAGCTTGAGAGCAACAGCGAAAAGAACGAAATGACTGAGGTCACTGCTCAAGAAATTGCTGCTGAATCATAA